From Clostridium sp. SY8519:
TAATTCGGATGATAGATTTCTTTCACCAGACCGGTAGCCAGACCGATCTGGTTGCCGTAGGAGCTGTAGCCTGCCGCTGCGCCGGTGACGATCTTTTTCTGGGGAAGTTTTCCCTCCAGGGTATCTTTCACCGACACGGTAGGGTCTGCTGCTCCCGTGACACGCATTGCCTGGTATACATACGTACGCCCGGAAAGAGGATCGCGGATTGCGCCGCCCAGGCAGGTGGCCGCGCCGCCGAAGGGTTCGATTTCCGTCGGATGGTTGTGGGTCTCGTTTTTGAAATTAATCAGCCACTCTTCTTCTTTTCCGTCTACCAGCAGCGGCACTACGATACTGCAGGCATTGATCTCATCGGATTCTTCCTGGTCATCCAGCTTGCCCTGCTGTTTCAGCAGTTTGGCGGCAAGTGTGCCCAGATCCATCAGACAGATGTACTTGTCGTCTCTGTCTTTATAATAAATTTCATGGTCTTTTCTGTAGGATTCGAATGTATTGCGGATCGGTTCCTGATATCTGCCTTCCTCGAAGGTAATATCCTTCAGTTCTGTGGAAAATGTGGTATGGCGGCAGTGGTCGGACCAGTAGGTGTCCAGCACGCGGATTTCTGTCATCGTCGGATCCCGCTGTTCCTCATCGGCAAAGTAGTGCTGAATGTGCAGAAAATCCCGGAATGTCATCGCCAGTCCCAGAGAATCATACAGCTGCTGAAGAGGTTCCTCCGGCATATCTTTGAATCCCGTAAGAATCTGCACATCTGCGGGCTCCTCAAAGTTCTGCACCAGGGTCTGAGGCTTTTCCATGCCCGTTTCCCTGGAATCCACCGGATTGATGCAGTGATGCTTGATCGCTTCCATCTCTTCCTCGGTCACATCTCCCTCGATCACATAGGTCATCGCTGTGCGGATAATGGCCTCGGATTCCTTATAGAGGAGCTTGATGCACTGTTCCGCGGAATCTGCGCGCTGATCAAACTGTCCCGGCAGGAATTCCACGCTGAATACCCTGCCGCCTGCCGCGTCAAAGGTCTCTTCATACAGGTCATCTACCGGCGGCTCCGCAAATACGATATGAAGTGCCTTCTGATAGATCTCTTCCGGAATGTTCTCCACATCATAGCGAACCAACGCCCTGACGCCGGTTACACTGTGTATTCCCAGATATCCGCTGATTTCAGATAAAAGTTCGGATGCCTTGACTGCAAAATCCTTTTTCTTTTCTACATATACTCTGCGCACGCCGCCCATGTATAATCCTCCTTCATGAAAACGCAATTAAACTCAAATTACAGTATAAAATATCTCCCCCGTGAATGGAAGTGTCTATCTTCGCTTTCTTGAAAATATTTTCCGGCAGAATCCCCGGTGCCGGGCAAACCCGGCCCGGTCCAACTCATTACAGCCAAATCCATCGCAGACAAATCTGCCGCAGACAAATCCGCCGCAAATAGAAAAACGGAACCGCACAGCAACTGTGCGGTTCCGGATTCTGTCTTACACTCGCGAAAACGAAAGTGTCACTTATTTGGTTTTGCCCATCCAGCCGGCGATAACCATTCTCTGAACTTCAGAAGTTCCTTCGTAGATCTCTGTGATCTTAGCATCACGCATATGACGCTCGAACGGATAATCTCTGGTGTAACCATAACCACCAACTAACTGTACGCAGCGGCGTGTAATGTCAGAAGCAGCCTCGGATGCCTGCAGTTTGCCCATAGCAGCCAGATGAGAGTAAGGCTCGCCATCCTGCTTAGCCTGAGCTGCACGGTAGATCAGCAGTCTTGCGCCGTCTAATCTTGCCTGCATGCTTGCCAGCTCGAACTGAGTGTTCTGGAATTTCCAGATCGGTCTGCCAAACTGGATACGCTCTTTGGTGTAAGCTACGGTCTCATCAATAGCAGCCTGTGCGATACCAAGTGCCTGTGCGCCGATACCGATACGTCCGCCGTCCAGTGTCATCATAGCTACTTTGAAGCCCTTGCCAAGCTCGCCCAGCAGGTTCTCTTTCGGAACGATGCAGTCATCAAAGATCAGCTCGGATGTGGAAGAGCCGCGGATACCCATCTTCTTCTCATGTCCGCCAACAGAGAATCCCGGGAAGTCACGCTCAACGATAAATGCGGAAATGCCGTGGTTTCCCTTTTCTTTATCGGTCATAGCGAATACTACGAATACATCTGCAAAGCCTGCATTTGTGATGAATACTTTGGATCCGTTTAATACAAAGTGATCGCCCTTGTCCACTGCAACAGTCTTCTGCATAGCTGCATCTGTACCTGCGCCCGGCTCAGTCAGACCGAAAGCGCCAAGCTTCTCACCGCTTAACAGTCCCGGCAAATATTTCTTTTTCTGCTCTTCGGTACCGAAAGTAAAGATCGGCCAGCAGCAAAGGGAAGTATGTGCGGAAACCATTACGGAAGTAGTAGCGCAGTACTCTGCTAATTTCTCACATACGCCGATGTATGTAACGTAGGACAGTCCGGCTCCGCCGTACTCTTCCGGGAAAGGAACGCCCATCATACCCATCTCAGCCAGTGCATGCCAGGTATCTTCCGGGAACTTCTCCTCTTCGTCAACTTCTGCTGCCTTAGGACCTACCTCGTTCTTTGCGAAATCGTCGAGCATGTCGATGATTTCCTGCTCTTCCTCATTAAAATGGAAATTCATACAATTCTCCTCCTGTCTTGTTGTTGAGTACTTTTTATGCTGCAGCGGAGAGCGACAGATTCCCGCTGCAGGGCAGTACCCATGTGGTCACCTGTCACTATCCACTTTACACGTTTCCCTATTTGTTTGCAATAACCTTTTTCACTTCTTCAATGAAAATCGGAAGGATCTTCTTCGCATCGCCGACAATGCCTACATCAGCCACTTCAAAAATCGGAGCGTCTTCGTCTTTGTTAATGGCAACCACATACTTGGAGCTGCTCATACCGGATACGTGCTGTGTAGCGCCGGATACGCCTGCGCAGATATAAAGCTGGGGAGCAACGATTTTTCCGGACTGGCCTACCTGGTGCTGACGGCCGATCCAGCCTTCTTCGATTACCGGACGGGTAGCTCCTACCACACCGCCAAGTACATCTGCCAGCTCCTCGATCAGCGCGAAATCTTCCTTGGAGCCCATGCCGCGGCCGCCGGAAACGATTACCTGCGCGTCTTCCAGGTTGACTGCTTCGCCTGCTTCTGCGATCAGGTCCACAATTTTGGAACGAAGGACATCATCAGATACTGTAATATCGGATGCGGCAATCGGAGCTGCTGCTGTTTCTGCCGGTTTTTCATAGCTTCCGCCGCGAACATTCGCAACGGCTATAGTGCCTTTGACTTTGCGATCTTCCAGAATCGTGCCGCCGAATGCCGGACGAGTGAAGATCAGCGCGTCGCCGTCTGCCGCGATGGATAATACATCGGTAACAGAACCGGTATCCAGAAGTGTGGCAATACGAGGAGTAACGACTTTGCCTACCGGAGTAGCGCTCAGAAGTACGGCTGCGTAATCGCCGGCCTTCGCCTGCTGTACCAGTGCATGTGTAATATAATCTTCTGTCGGTGCTTCCGGTCCGTTGATCACAATAACGGATGCAACGCCTGCCTTGGCTGTGGCAGCTGCTGCCTCATCCAGGCCGGTTCCGATCAGGACTGCGTCTGCCTCTGCCTGTACGGAAGCAGCAGCAGAGATAAGTTCAAGGCTGGCGCCTGTGGGCATGCCTTCTTTTGTCTCGATATATACCAGAAATTTCATACTAATACTACCCCTTCCTACAGTGCTTTTGCGGCCAGCATCGTTTCAATGGCCTTGCTTACAGCTGTCGCGTCTTCTTCTTCCTGGATCTTGATGCCGGCTGCTTTCTTAGCAGGCTCTTTGTATCCAAGGTATTCTACCTTTGCTTCGGAAGCTGCTGCGGCGATCACAGGCACTTCTGCCTTACGTGCTGCAAGTTTGCTCTTGATGGTCGGGTAACGCGGATCGTAGTCCGGTTTGGATACGGTCATGATTGCCGGAAGTGCGCTTTCCACAACCTGATATCCCTCATCGGTCTCTTTCTTTGACTGCACGCCTGCGTCAACAGGATTGACTTCTACGATATTGGATACATAAGGAAGGCCCAGTTTTTCAGCCAGGATACCGCCTACTTCGCCATCAATGTAGTCTGTGGATTCCTTGCCTACAAGGATCAGATCGAATTTGGCGCCGTTGGCCTCTTCCATCTGGGGAATTGCCTGTGCAATTGCCTCTGCTACCACATTGGAATCTGCGCCGGCAAGCTCTGCGTCATTGATCAGATATGCTTTTTTCGCGCCTACGGCCAGACAACTCTTTAAGCTTGTGTTGTTCTCTTCCGGTCCTACCGACACAACCGTTACTGTGCCTTCATGGGCTTCCACATAGCGAACTGCAAGCTCCAGGGCATATGTATCAAATGCGCTGGCCTGCGGGTCTGCTTTCGACAGATCCGGTGTATTGGTAGCCGGATCCAGATGGATTTCAATGGAGTCATCCGGAACCTGTTTAATACATACAAGAATTTCCATAAAAACTTTCCTCCGATATATTCGTTCTTTAACGCAATGAGAAATGCGGATCCGCATTTCTCATCGCATCACAATATCGTATTATAGCACTTGTTAAATAATATACAATACTGCGTCATTTTTCATTTGTGCACATGTCCGCGTCTTCTGCCGCTTACAGGCTGTAGCATACCTTGCCCGGATTCAGGATCATGTTCGGGTCAAATACTTTCTTGATGCCTTCCATCAGGGCCATGTTGGTTTCGCCAACAGACTCTTTTAAGTATTTCACTTTGCCGCGGCCGATTCCGTGCTCGCCGGAAACCAGTCCGCCGCAAGCGGTAGCTTCTGCGTAAAGTTTCTCGAAGTATTTGTCTACACGGCTCTTGAACTCTTCCTCCGGAAGGTCATTGCTGCACTGATAAATATGCAGGTTGCCGTCGCCGGCATGGCCGAAGCTCTTGATGGTAAGACCGCATTCCTCGCCCAGATCTTTGGAGTATTTTACAAAACGTGCAATCTCGTTGACCGGTACTACCACGTCGCACTCGTCAAGCAGCTTTGTCTCTGCTTCGATTGCTTCCAGGAAGGAAGAACGTGCAGCCCACGCGTCTTTGATCTTTGCCGGGCTGTCTGCCACCAGGATATCGATTGCGCCTGCCTCCAGAAGCAGTTCGCTGATTCTCTCCAGCTGATCTTCCAGATCCTCTTCATCTTTGCCTTCCAGAGTTACCAGCAGATAAGCGCCTGCTTCCTGGCCTTCGATGGTCTGCGGGAATACGGAACGTCCGATATAACGCTCAGAAGAAAGGACAATCTCTCTCTCCATGAACTCCAGTGCCTGAGGATCAAAGTTTGCCATTTTGATCTTCGGTACTGTGGAAATGGCAGTATCAATATCTTCGAAGGGTACGATCAGGCTCCATACTTTGCCCGGTGCCGGAACTACTTTTAAGGTAAGCTCTGTGATGATGCCAAGAGTACCCTCAGAACCGATCATTAAGTTCAGCAGGGAATACCCGGAAGAAGTCTTGGATACGGTAGCGCCGAGATGTGTGATTTCGCCGGTAGGAAGAACGACGGTCATCGCACGTACATAGTCTCTGGTCGCGCCGTATTTTACAGCTCTCATGCCGCCTGCGTTTGTCGATACGTTGCCGCCGACAGTCGCGAATTTTTCGCCCGGATCCGGCGGATACAGAAGGCCTTTGGATACGCAGTCCTCAGCCAGGTCATTCAGCAGCACACCTGCCTGAATGGTTACGCCGAAATTCTCCATATCATAGCTGAGAATCTTATTCATCTTGGTGGTATCAATGATCAGGCCGCCAAGAATCGGAACCGCGCCGCCTACAAGACCGGTACCGGCACCACGGGGAGTTACAGGGATCTTATTCTCGTTGCAGATCTTCATAACTGCTGCGATCTCTTCTGTAGATGTGGCCATCAGCAGTGCATCCGGCATCTTTCTGCCGTAGATCGGCATTTCGTCATGTTCGTAATCCTCGTTGATCTCATCTCCCACAAGAAGATGACCCGGAGCTGCTGCTTTCAGCTGTTCAATGATTTCCGGTGTTAATGCATTGTAATTTGGCATGTTTATCCTCCTTTTACGTTTGCGGTAAACACATTTACCCTTGGAATAAATATGCCACATTTTAAGTTTTTTTGCAAGATGAACGACAGCCGCCCGAAATCCGCTCCATAAACTGGTAATTTTTCATAAGACATTTTTTTATTTTTCAGCCATAGTCCCTAAATCCGCTGATAGCAAGGGTTTCCGGAATTGTGATTATATATTTTATAAAATATCCCTTTTTTCCCTTTCCTACGCAAGGCGAAAATCTAATCAGACCCGCAAATTTGTTTGCAACAAAATACATAGAATTCCCACTGTTTTCAACGTATACCGTGATTGTGAAAATATAAGAATCTTCTCAAACAAAAGAATCCTTTCCTCCACTGTCGCCTCTCTGGTCCTGACTGCTAAAATACAGAAATATTTCATGAATTTTCAATTGAATTTTTTTCACATTATTGTTACAATTGTATGAGTAACTTGGTTACCATTCCATCACTTAATAACTAATACTCTGGTACATCTGCGCAAGGAGGCCTAATCCCGCAATGAAAACAGTCAATCCTTATCACTATGTCACCAACTGCATTTCCGGCAAATGGAAAATGACGCTTCTTCATCATATCCACCATTATGGAAAGATCCGTTTCAACGAAACGAAGAAGACCCTGGGTGTCAGTGAAAAAGTATTGAGCCAGCAGCTGAAGGAACTGGCCCGGGACGGACTGGTGGAGCGCATCCAGTATAATACTATCCCCCTGAAAGTGGAATATATTCTCACGCCGGCGGGAGAGGATCTGATCCCGGCCCTGGACATTCTTTACATCTGGAGTGTACGGCGGCTGGCTGCCCTGAATATGCCCATTGATCCGGATGCCTTTAAAGTCCATACCGAGTTAAAGTATGAAGACCAGCTGATGGACATCATGGATACTTACATGAAAAAACATGTCTCTGAGGATGGCGATGCTTCTGAAAAAGAGCCGGATTCCGGTTCCGACGGCACATCTGCTTCCCACTGATAGCTCTGCCAGCACAGGGACCCTGTTCGTTTCCGAACAGGGTCCCTTTCAGTCATTCTGTATTTTTTCCTGTCAGTCATACGGCCGGCTCCGGGCTGCGGTCAGCTGCGGCTTTTGACTGTTTCGAGATTTTTGATGATATAGGCCCTGGACCAGAGCTGATGCTGTTCCAGTCCATCACAGATTCCGGAAAAATCTTCCGCGATTACCGCTTTATGAATATCCTCAAAATAAGTGATTCCGGAGTGGTAGCCGGTGCCGCTGCCGCCCTTTTCTCTGGGCATGGCGAATAATTCATGGAGGATTTCATCCAGTCCCGTCATGGAAGTGATCTTTGACAGCAGTACCTCATTATTCGCGTTGCGGTAAAACACGTCCATAATATTCCGGATGCACCGGCAGCTTTCCACGACTCCGTTGGAATTGCGGTATTCCTCTATATATCCCCCGATCTGGGCTGCCATCTGACTGCTGTCCCCGTAGCGCAGCGCGTTTCGTGCCGCCAGCATCTGATAGGCAAAGCTGATCTCCTGAATCTGACGTACGTCATTTTCCGTGATATCGATCACCCGGGCGCCTACGTTGTTTTCGAATTCAATGAGTCCCTCATTCAGCAGACGGTTCAATGCCTCCCGCACCGGGGTGGAACTTACTCCGTATTCTTCCTGAAGCTTGCTCACATTCAGCTTGCTTCCGAACGGAATCTTAAGAGACACAATCCGTTCTCTCAGTTTTTCATAAACCTGGTCCACCAGGGATACTCGTTTAATAACTGCCATACTTCTCCATTCTCTTTCTCTGCCGGGGCAGAACTTCATATATTATATTTTGCAAAATAACAAATATTTGTATTATTATCGCACAGCCTGCGGGTTTTTTCAAGTATACCGTACACCATTTTTCCATTCCCTTCCACATCACACAGCGGTCCCTTCCGTCTGCATGAAAAAAGAGAAGGCTCTGACCGAACCTTCTCTTCCACTTTTTTATTGATTTCTCAGAATTGTTCTGATTTACTCAACTTCGAAATAATCCGCATCATCTACCGTACGGGCGCCGTCTTTTTCATATACCCCCATCACCTTGCATTTCGGGCAGAATCCGAATTCATCGCCGAATTCTGTCATCAGGTCGGTGGCATACTCAAATTTCAGGCCGCATTTCGGGCAGTGATAATACATCATCTGCGGTCCCCAGGTCATAGAATCAACCTCCGATTATTTCTTCAGACCAAGCATCTCACGAGCTTCGTCCGGAGTAGCAACATCGTTGCCGAACTCGCGGATTACGCGGGCAGCTCTCTCTACGAACTGACGGTTGGACTCAGCAAGCTGGCCTTTTGCGTACATAACGTTGTCTTCCATACCTACACGAACATGTCCGCCCAGTGCAACTGCGCCGTACAGCATCTCCATAGCGCTGTGGCCTACACCGAAGCAGGACCAGGTGTTGTCTTTGCCGCACAGGGATTCCATGGTCTCTTTCATGAATACCAGGTTCTTCATGGTGCCGGCGATACCATTTGCGCAGCCCATGCAGAACTGGAAGTGCTGCGGTCCTACCAGGACACCTTTCTTCAGATAGTATGCTGCATTGCCGATCATACCCGGATCAAATACTTCGATCTCCGGTTTTGTACCGCACTCCTGGAATAATTTTCCGCAGTCTTCCAGGAATTTCGGGCTGTTTAAGAACAGGCCGCTGTTCAGCCAGTTCATGGAACCGCAGTCATAGGAAGCCATTTCCGGATGCAGATCTTTGACATGCTGTACACGGATCTGATCATCTGCGTGGATATCACCGGATGTGGTCATGTTAACGATGATGTCGCAGTCCGGATGATTTGTCTTAAGCAGCTCTGCTGTCTTGGCGAATCTGGCCGGATCCATAACACCGTTGCCGTTGTCATCTCTCATATGGATATGAGCGATTGCAGCGCCTGCTTTCCAGCAGTCATATACGTCTTCTGCGATCTCTTCCGGTGTCATCGGAACGTTAGGGTTGTTCTCTTTTTTCGGCCATGCGCCTGTTACTGCAGCTGTGATAATTGTTTTTTTCTTTGCCATTGGAAATTACCTCTCTCTGTTAAATGAAATCATTCAAGCAAGGACAGCCGCCGCAAGCATCGCCTGCAGCGGCTGATCTGCTACCATAACAGTATATTACAGTATATTTTGCGAATCAACAGTTTCTGTTATTTTCTTACAGCTCTGTTACCATTCTGGAAGGATTCTCTAATGCTCTGTCTTTGGTGAACTTGTGGTTTAAGAATACTTCTCTGTCCTGTGCGCCGGTACCAGCATATTTGTATGTTCTGGTCGGTACATCTTTGTTGATATCATCTTCGTCAATGTAAGCCACGCAGCGAGCCATAGAACCGTCGCCCATGTACCATCTCAGAGGGAAGCAGAAGAATTTGAATTTTTTGCCTTTTACTTTCTCGATGTCACCGCCAAGGTTCTCAACACCTACGATACCATGGCCAAGCATTGTCTTGTGGCAAGGCTCCCAGGTACCCCAGCATCCGATTGCTTCCAGAGCACCAAACTTCTTGTCGTATGCTTCCTGGCCGTGCAGTCTGATGTACTCGAATTTATCGAACTCAGCGTATGCTTCCTCACCGAACAGCTCTTTGTACTCTTCTGTGATGGGTTTTCCGGATGCGCCAAGAAGGTTCATTCTGGTCATACCGTTGTTGCCCATAGCGGTGTGCAGCGGATGATCCAGTGCCTGCATATCCATAGCTACGCATTTTACTTTGTGGTCTACGAACCACTGGCCAGCTTCTACGCCGGTACCGCAGGAATAATGATAATACTCTTTGGTATCGTCAAACAGCTGGTTCATGCCGGTTACCAGACATACAACCTTGTTCTCCAGCTCGCCTTTTGCAGGATCCGGATCAATGCCCATACGACGGCATGCGTCATCCAGATGTTTGCCTGTGATCAGGCCCCAGCGCTCGATCTGGATATCCAGAGCTACTGCGTCGCCTGTGTAAGCGTCGATCGGCATCTCATGTGTGTAACGAGCTCTCTTGCCGTCAAACTCAACTTCCATAACGTGACGCGGTGCATCACAATGTGTACCTGTATGCATTGTGCATCCGATGTACTGTGTTAAAACGCCGCCTTTAGCCATGGAATGCTTGGAATCGATGACCGGTTTGTCAAAGTACGGCCAACGCGGAATCTCAGCGCCAAACGGATGTGTCAGATCAACATATACCATATTTCCCATTTTAATTTTCCTCCTTAAAAAAGATATCTTGAAATTTATATCTTACAGGGGCCGCACAGGCAGCCCCTGCAATGGGCAGTGTGTCCGGAATCTTATTTTCCGTAGATCATCTTGATCAGGTATTCATTCAGGCCGTCTTTGGAAGCCTGTACGCTCTCTGCATCCCATTTCAGGAAGCCTTCGCCTGATTTGAATCCTTCTTTGCCTTCTTTGATCATCTCGGACAGAAGCGGTGAAGGCTCATGGTTGTCTGCCAGATACTGCAGAACATAGTTGTGAATATTGTAAGTCAGAGTTGTGCTGACCATATCGGAGTTCTCGATGGGGCCAAGCTGCGGGAGTCTGAGTCCGAAGCTGTATTTTACCGCGTCATCCACGGTCTTCGGATCAGCGATTCCCTGCTCTACGATGGAAATAGCCTCACGCCAGAGCGCATGCTGCATTCTGTTGGCAACAAAGCCCGGAACGTCCTTCTTGCAGTAGATCGGCTTTTTGCCTGCTTTGGTCATGATATCCATGACTGCCTGCATCACTTCCTCTGTGGTATCTTTTGTTTTTACCACTTCTACCAGCGGGATCAGGAAGCCGGGGTTCCAGAAATGGGTGCCGCAGATTCTCTCTTTGTGCTGGCATTTCTCGGAAATCTCTGTCGGGCTCATAACGGAAGTGTTGGTGCAGTAAATGCAGTCCTCAGAGGTGATGGACTCCAGATCTCTGAACAGATTCTGTTTGGTTTCCATAACTTCCGGTACGCACTCAACTACCAGATCAGCGGCTTTTACACGGTCATGGTTCAGGTCGGTAACCAGAACCACGCGCTCTACTACGCTGTCCACATCTGCTTCTGTTACTACGCCGTGGGCCACCAGTTCCTTCATGTTCTGGCGAATCATGCCGGCGATGTCTTTTTCACGATGGTTCCAGATGGTAACCTGTGCATCCGGAATCGTGCAGAATACCTGAGCAATGGCGCAGCCCATCATGCCGCCGCCGCAGATCACAAAATTCTTAATCTCTTTCATTCTTCGCTTATCTCCAATTCTAATGTTCTTGTTTGCTTACCGCACGGTTGCCGTCAGGCAGATCTTAGCAGGTAAGGTAACCGCCGGAGCAGTCGCATGCAGAACCTGTGATGAAGTTGGAAGCATCAGAAGAAAGGAACATTGCGTATCCGACGAAATCTTCCGGCTCAGCCAGACGTCCGATCGGCTCACGTTTCATGAAGTTCTTGTATACTTCTGAGTTTTTATCAAACATCCACTCGGTTAACTCAGACCGGAATACGGTCGGGCAGATGGAGTTTACGTTGATGCCGTATTTTGCGGATAAATCGCAGGCCATGGAAGCGATCATCAGATCAGCGCCGCCCTTGGAAGTGCAGTAGCCTGTGTATCCTGCCATACCGCGTTTGGATCTCTGGGAGGTAACAACCACGATCTTGCCGCCCTGGCCGGAAGCAACTTCTTCTGCGCCGTTTAACTGTTTTACCATCTGCTCTGCTACATATTTCAGAACGATATATACGGATTTGCAGTCAGCGTCCATGATGTACTGCCAGTCAGCAACAGACTGCTCCAGAATATTCTGCGGTTTGTTGAAGCCGTGAGCAATAGCCAGAATGTTAATCTCGCCGTAAGCATCTACTGCCTTTTTGATGACAGCCTGTACATCTTCTTCTTTTGCCGGATCGCCGGCAGCGAGGATGCAGTCAATGCCTTCTGCTTTGAACTCGTCAACCAGTGCCTGTAATTTTGCTTCATTACGGCCGGACAGAACTACTTTCGCGCCTGCATAGCCATAGCCTTTTGCCAGGACTTTGCCTAAAGCACCTGTAGCGCCTGTAACCAGTGCAACTTTACCTTTTACAGAGAACATGTTGTCGACAAAATCTTTTTTTAAGTTTACCATTTTGACTATTCCTCCTTAAGAAATAATTGATTAAATTAAGATAAATCCCTTTGTAGATTTTCTCCGTAAATAGTATATGATAACGTCAATTTTTATGCAATACATACAATGTTGTTACCGAGACACCAAACGGTAACCCTATTTTTTTGTCAATTAGCTCAAAAGAATCCGGTCATCATCCAGCTGTCTGCCCACGCCTTCCCGGAACCGTTCCAGCAGATCCTGCACGGTCAGACCTTCTCTCTCTTTCCCCTTCAGGTCCAGCACAATTTCGCCGGCATTCATCATCAGGGTCCGGTTGCCCATTGCCAGCGCCGACTCCATATTGTGCGTAATCATCAGGCAGGCCAGATTGTTCTCTTTGACGATGCGTTTTGTTAAATCCAGCACTTTTTCCGCTGTGGCCGGATCCAGGGCTGCCGTATGCTCATCCAGCAGAAGGATCTTCGGTGTCACCAGCGTAGCCATCAGCAGTGTCAGGGCCTGACGCTGTC
This genomic window contains:
- a CDS encoding SDR family oxidoreductase produces the protein MVNLKKDFVDNMFSVKGKVALVTGATGALGKVLAKGYGYAGAKVVLSGRNEAKLQALVDEFKAEGIDCILAAGDPAKEEDVQAVIKKAVDAYGEINILAIAHGFNKPQNILEQSVADWQYIMDADCKSVYIVLKYVAEQMVKQLNGAEEVASGQGGKIVVVTSQRSKRGMAGYTGYCTSKGGADLMIASMACDLSAKYGINVNSICPTVFRSELTEWMFDKNSEVYKNFMKREPIGRLAEPEDFVGYAMFLSSDASNFITGSACDCSGGYLTC
- a CDS encoding 3-hydroxyacyl-CoA dehydrogenase family protein, with translation MKEIKNFVICGGGMMGCAIAQVFCTIPDAQVTIWNHREKDIAGMIRQNMKELVAHGVVTEADVDSVVERVVLVTDLNHDRVKAADLVVECVPEVMETKQNLFRDLESITSEDCIYCTNTSVMSPTEISEKCQHKERICGTHFWNPGFLIPLVEVVKTKDTTEEVMQAVMDIMTKAGKKPIYCKKDVPGFVANRMQHALWREAISIVEQGIADPKTVDDAVKYSFGLRLPQLGPIENSDMVSTTLTYNIHNYVLQYLADNHEPSPLLSEMIKEGKEGFKSGEGFLKWDAESVQASKDGLNEYLIKMIYGK